The following are encoded in a window of Carettochelys insculpta isolate YL-2023 chromosome 30, ASM3395843v1, whole genome shotgun sequence genomic DNA:
- the LOC142003861 gene encoding uncharacterized protein LOC142003861 → MDLVPAMEVGAEIELTEDGALEELPLQLENAKNCLSWEGLDASSSDDDGEASTPALLPPLRPPRPPAPRLLTPPFATKSLPLENIIVPFRLGPASTAPGTQAFGAYQCQECCQVFVEEWHYLQHSREHAREPPRPPPPRRRLRCPDCGKRFFHQPRFTRHVKWHLRLAQAGIWLQRRRGARPCSLTSYVYEPPGLGESQVDSGGLPRPLAGWEGPTGLGKQQAKAHPGRRVGQPKGRPMARTPETRRASKGLGMGGPRGTRRRKAMLGRAFHLSRAAGTSPIPPGSMEDEGRATVLDSKVGTSPPPPINGQVGGSTLQAAILDGQIGGSPLRTLVINAEEEAAILASLVGTSPLHPFRTVVVGAEEPAAILEGQVGVSPLHPTPLLAEEFPPSLFLEAEPGLSTAVDAVTLRLVPLLPDPQGLVPWGSQGGGELPDEVGDTQPTAFQLTGYLPPLNPQGRLPGPAKAPPTPQHPLLLQLAPTPAGEPPQVLELEYTLGGGLAAEPWLGSATPEDSDDFIVVELEADTGGREEVVAGQLGPRGLERTPSPSRRQYFQCPDCGVRYSQALQLRVHRRGPGRQLCSCGRPFRGLLHLLRHQLWQLEGAAFLCAACGEALQGHRALGRHGGQHPGAPCFRCPCGAGFQRLPRYLWHRIQNQPPGLGVFSLASFLSPA, encoded by the exons ATGGACCTAGTGCCAGCGATGGAGGTGGGGGCTGAAATTGAACTGACTGAAGACGGggcgctggaggagctgccgctGCAGCTG GAGAACGCGAAGAACTGCCTCTCGTGGGAGGGGCTGGACGCTTCCAGCAGCGACGACGACGGAGAGGCCAGCACCCCCGCCTTGCTGCCCCCGTTGCGCCCGCCCCGGCCTCCAGCACCACGCCTGCTGACTCCCCCCTTTGCCACCAAATCCCTCCCTCTGGAGAACATCATCGTCCCCTTCCGCCTGGGGCCAGCCTCCACCGCCCCGGGGACCCAGGCGTTCGGAGCCTACCAGTGCCAGGAGTGCTGCCAGGTCTTTGTGGAGGAGTGGCACTACCTCCAGCACAGCCGGGAGCACGCACGGGAGCCACcccgcccgcccccaccccgccggaggctgcgctgccctgactgtggcaaGAGGTTCTTCCACCAGCCCCGCTTCACCAGGCATGTCAAGTGGCACCTGAGGCTGGCGCAGGCAGGCATCTGGCTGCAGCGGAGACGGGGCGCCCGGCCTTGTTCCCTCACCTCCTATGTTTACGAGCCGCCAGGCCTTGGGGAGAGCCAGGTGGACTCTGGGGGTTTGCCCcgtcctctggctggctgggagggtcccactggccttgggaaACAGCAGGCCAAGGCCCACCCTGGGAGACGTGTGGGGCAGCCAAAGGGGCGTCCAATGGCCAGGACACCAGAGACCCGGAGAGCAAGCAAGGGGCTGGGCATGGGAGGGCCCAGAGGGACCCGGCGGCGTAAAGCAATGCTGGGCCGGGCCTTCCACCTGTCTAGGGCAGCAGGCACCAGCCCAATTCCGCCTGGGAGCATGGAGGACGAGGGGCGAGCCACCGTCCTGGACAGCAAGGTGGGCACGAGTCCTCCACCGCCAATAAACGGCCAGGTTGGCGGGAGCACGCTTCAGGCAGCCATCTTGGACGGTCAGATTGGTGGGAGCCCTCTCAGGACCCTGGTCATCAATGCCGAAGAGGAGGCGGCCATCTTGGCCAGCCTAGTGGGCACCAGCCCTCTGCACCCTTTCCGgactgtggtggtgggagccGAGGAGCCGGCGGCCATCTTGGAAGGCCAGGTTGGCGTGAGCCCCCTCCACCCGACGCCCCTGCTGGCAGAGGAGTTCCCCCCCTCGCTGTTCCTGGAAGCGGAGCCCGGCCTTAGCACGGCAGTGGATGCAGTGACCCTCCGCCTGGTCCCGTTGCTCCCTGACCCCCAAGGACTTGTCCcgtggggcagccagggtgggggggagctTCCTGATGAGGTTGGTGACACCCAGCCCACAGCGTTCCAGCTCACCGGGTACCTCCCACCACTCAACCCACAGGGCCGGCTCCCGGGCCCAGCCAaggctccccccactccccagcaccccttgCTGCTTCAGCTGGCGCCCACCCCCGCCGGCGAGCCACCCCAGGTGCTGGAGCTGGAGTACACGCTGGGTGGAGGGCTGGCGgcggagccctggctgggcagcgcGACACCGGAGGACAGCGACGACTTCATCGTGGTGGAGTTGGAGGCAGACACGGGCGGccgggaggaggtggtggccGGGCAGCTTGGCCCCAGGGGACTGGAGCGCACCCCGAGTCCCAGCAGGCGCCAGTACTTCCAGTGCCCCGACTGCGGGGTGCGCTACAGCCAGGCACTCCAGCTCCGCGTGCACCGCCGGGGGCCGGGGCGGCAACTGTGCAGCTGCGGCCGGCCCTTCCGtggcctcctccacctcctgcggcaccagctctggcagctggagggTGCTGCCTTCCTCTGCGCTGCCTGCGGTGAGGCCCTGCAGGGACACCGGGCCCTGGGCCGGCACGGGGGGCAGCACCCCGGCGCCCCCTGCTTCCGCTGCCCCTGCGGGGCGGGTTTCCAGCGCCTGCCCCGCTACCTCTGGCACCGCATCCAGAACCAGCCGCCCGGCCTGGGGGTCTTCAGCCTGGCCAGCTTCCTCTCCCCGGCTTGA
- the SMG9 gene encoding nonsense-mediated mRNA decay factor SMG9 isoform X1, whose amino-acid sequence MSDSGHSQPSLYGPDRQRRWNRKELGPPGVPQSLSGPGRERDYGPWDRERREPLEEPVGSVMQKTPIILAKPPAERSKLAPAPAPVPPAAAPPPMEKPIVLMKSREEGKGPAGAPEGTPQPPTAAAKGEKEGQRPTQPVYQIQNRGMGSTAASGTLDPVVGQAKLLAPEKMKHSIKLVDDQMNWCDSAIEYLLDQTDVLVVGVLGLQGTGKSMVMSLLSANQPEEDQRAYVFRTQSQEIKERGGNQTSGIDFFITQERIIFLDTQPILSPSILDHLINNDRKLPPEYNLPHTYVEMQSLQIAAFLFTVCHVVIVVQDWFTDLSLYRFLQTAEMVKPSTPSPSHESSSSSGTDEGTEYYPHVVFLQNKAKRENFCPRNLKQMNVIIDKIMMHSHLKYKGTLSMLECNIFPGLPYDYLDTEVNLFLLPFADSDADDTLPRAAPGGGPLFSLLPGYKGHPSFQSLIAKLRSQIMSMARPQLSHTTLTEKSWFHYAARIWDGVKKSSALSEYSRLLA is encoded by the exons ATGTCGGACTCGGggcacagccagcccagcctgtacGGCCCCGACCGCCAGCGTCGCTGGAACCGCAAGGAGCTGGGCCCCCCGGGCGTCCCCCAGAGTCTGTCGGGGCCAGGCCGGGAGCGTGACTATGGGCCCTGGGACCGGGAGCGCCGG GAGCCTTTAGAGGAGCCAGTCGGGTCTGTGATGCAGAAGACGCCCATCATCCTGGCCAAGCCGCCCGCAGAGAGG TCcaagctggccccagccccagctccagtcccGCCtgccgctgcccctccccccatggagaAGCCCATTGTACTGATGAAGTCGCGGGAGGAGGGCAAAggcccagcaggagccccggaggggactccccagccccccaccgctgccgcgaagggggagaaggagggccAGCGCCCCACACAGCCCGTCTACCAGATCCAGAACCGGGGCATGGGCTCCACCGCGGCCAGCGGCACCCTGGACC ctgtggtggGCCAGGCGAAGCTGCTGGCGCCCGAGAAGATGAAGCACAGTATCAAACTGGTGGACGACCAGATGAACTGGTGTGACAGTGCCATCGAG TACCTGCTGGACCAGACGGACGTGCTGGTGGTCGGGGTGCTAGGACTGCAGGGCACCGGCAAATCCATGGTGATGTCTTTGCTGTCAGCCAATCAGCCGGAAGAGGATCAGAG GGCCTACGTGTTCCGCACCCAGAGCCAGGAGATCAAGGAGCGCGGGGGCAACCAGACCAGCGGCATTGACTTCTTCATCACCCAGGAGCGCATCATCTTCCTCGACACCCAG CCCATTCTTAGCCCGTCCATCCTGGACCATCTCATCAACAACGACCGCAAGCTGCCGCCTGAGTACAACCTGCCCCACACCTACGTGGAGATGCAG TCCTTGCAGATCGCTGCCTTCCTCTTCACTGTCTGCCACGTGGTCATCGTGGTGCAGGACTGGTTCACTGACCTCAGCCTGTACAG GTTCCTGCAGACAGCTGAGATGGTGAAACcctccacaccctcccccagccacgaGTCCAGCAGCTCCTCGGGCACTGACGAAGGCACAGAGTATTATCCCCATGTCG TTTTCCTGCAGAACAAGGCCAAGCGGGAGAATTTCTGTCCCCGGAACCTGAAGCAGATGAACGTGATTATTGATAAAATCATGATGCACTCGCACCTGAAATACAAGG GCACTCTCTCCATGCTGGAGTGTAACATCTTTCCTGGCCTGCCCTATGACTACCTGGACACAGAGGTGAATCTCTTCCTGCTGCCGTTTGCAGACAGTGACGCTGACGACACTTTGCCCAGAGCAG CTCCCGGGGGTGGccctctcttctccctgctgcCCGGGTACAAGGGGCACCCCAGCTTCCAGTCGCTCATCGCCAAGCTGCGCAGCCAGATCATGTCCATGGCACGGCCCCAGCTCTCCCACACCACCCTGACGGAGAAGAGCTG GTTCCACTACGCGGCCCGCATCTGGGATGGCGTGAAGAAATCCTCGGCACTCTCGGAGTACAGCCGCCTGCTGGCCTGA
- the SMG9 gene encoding nonsense-mediated mRNA decay factor SMG9 isoform X2, with amino-acid sequence MSDSGHSQPSLYGPDRQRRWNRKELGPPGVPQSLSGPGRERDYGPWDRERREPLEEPVGSVMQKTPIILAKPPAERSKLAPAPAPVPPAAAPPPMEKPIVLMKSREEGKGPAGAPEGTPQPPTAAAKGEKEGQRPTQPVYQIQNRGMGSTAASGTLDPVVGQAKLLAPEKMKHSIKLVDDQMNWCDSAIEYLLDQTDVLVVGVLGLQGTGKSMVMSLLSANQPEEDQRAYVFRTQSQEIKERGGNQTSGIDFFITQERIIFLDTQPILSPSILDHLINNDRKLPPEYNLPHTYVEMQSLQIAAFLFTVCHVVIVVQDWFTDLSLYRFLQTAEMVKPSTPSPSHESSSSSGTDEGTEYYPHVVFLQNKAKRENFCPRNLKQMNVIIDKIMMHSHLKYKGTLSMLECNIFPGLPYDYLDTEVNLFLLPFADSDADDTLPRAGSTTRPASGMA; translated from the exons ATGTCGGACTCGGggcacagccagcccagcctgtacGGCCCCGACCGCCAGCGTCGCTGGAACCGCAAGGAGCTGGGCCCCCCGGGCGTCCCCCAGAGTCTGTCGGGGCCAGGCCGGGAGCGTGACTATGGGCCCTGGGACCGGGAGCGCCGG GAGCCTTTAGAGGAGCCAGTCGGGTCTGTGATGCAGAAGACGCCCATCATCCTGGCCAAGCCGCCCGCAGAGAGG TCcaagctggccccagccccagctccagtcccGCCtgccgctgcccctccccccatggagaAGCCCATTGTACTGATGAAGTCGCGGGAGGAGGGCAAAggcccagcaggagccccggaggggactccccagccccccaccgctgccgcgaagggggagaaggagggccAGCGCCCCACACAGCCCGTCTACCAGATCCAGAACCGGGGCATGGGCTCCACCGCGGCCAGCGGCACCCTGGACC ctgtggtggGCCAGGCGAAGCTGCTGGCGCCCGAGAAGATGAAGCACAGTATCAAACTGGTGGACGACCAGATGAACTGGTGTGACAGTGCCATCGAG TACCTGCTGGACCAGACGGACGTGCTGGTGGTCGGGGTGCTAGGACTGCAGGGCACCGGCAAATCCATGGTGATGTCTTTGCTGTCAGCCAATCAGCCGGAAGAGGATCAGAG GGCCTACGTGTTCCGCACCCAGAGCCAGGAGATCAAGGAGCGCGGGGGCAACCAGACCAGCGGCATTGACTTCTTCATCACCCAGGAGCGCATCATCTTCCTCGACACCCAG CCCATTCTTAGCCCGTCCATCCTGGACCATCTCATCAACAACGACCGCAAGCTGCCGCCTGAGTACAACCTGCCCCACACCTACGTGGAGATGCAG TCCTTGCAGATCGCTGCCTTCCTCTTCACTGTCTGCCACGTGGTCATCGTGGTGCAGGACTGGTTCACTGACCTCAGCCTGTACAG GTTCCTGCAGACAGCTGAGATGGTGAAACcctccacaccctcccccagccacgaGTCCAGCAGCTCCTCGGGCACTGACGAAGGCACAGAGTATTATCCCCATGTCG TTTTCCTGCAGAACAAGGCCAAGCGGGAGAATTTCTGTCCCCGGAACCTGAAGCAGATGAACGTGATTATTGATAAAATCATGATGCACTCGCACCTGAAATACAAGG GCACTCTCTCCATGCTGGAGTGTAACATCTTTCCTGGCCTGCCCTATGACTACCTGGACACAGAGGTGAATCTCTTCCTGCTGCCGTTTGCAGACAGTGACGCTGACGACACTTTGCCCAGAGCAG GTTCCACTACGCGGCCCGCATCTGGGATGGCGTGA